One region of Pan paniscus chromosome 5, NHGRI_mPanPan1-v2.0_pri, whole genome shotgun sequence genomic DNA includes:
- the SMIM8 gene encoding small integral membrane protein 8 isoform X1 translates to MIQMPPTRLHLQHWGLQFSLRFRGDKHPELIRHDNKSSLIKMSSAPEPPTFKKEPPKEKEFQSPGLRGVRTTTLFRAVNPELFIKPNKPVMAFGLVTLSLCMAYIGYLHATQENKKDLYEAIDSEGHSYMRRKTSKWD, encoded by the exons ATGATCCAAatgcctcccaccaggctccaccttcaacactggggattacaattcagcttgagatttagaggggacaaacatccagagCTTATCAGGCATG ataaTAAATCATCATTGATCAAGATGTCTTCAGCACCTGAGCCTCCAACATTCAAAAAGGAACCACCCAAAGAGAAAGAGTTTCAAAGCCCAGGGCTCAGAGGGGTGCGCACAACAACCTTATTTCGTGCTGTGAATCCAGAGCTCTTCATTAAACCT aacAAACCTGTAATGGCTTTCGGATTGGTAACTCTTTCACTTTGCATGGCATATATTGGTTATCTACATGCAACACAAGAGAATAAAAAGGACCTCTATGAAGCTATTGATAGTGAGGGGCACAGTTATATGAGGCGGAAAACATCCAAATGGGATTAG
- the SMIM8 gene encoding small integral membrane protein 8 isoform X2 encodes MIQMPPTRLHLQHWGLQFSLRFRGDKHPELIRHDNKSSLIKMSSAPEPPTFKKEPPKEKEFQSPGLRGVRTTTLFRAVNPELFIKPNVSYSLKHQHFEVSFMEVGTEMGVKMSVNKAQPYGQHPLEVRSRMALVVLAPGPGA; translated from the exons ATGATCCAAatgcctcccaccaggctccaccttcaacactggggattacaattcagcttgagatttagaggggacaaacatccagagCTTATCAGGCATG ataaTAAATCATCATTGATCAAGATGTCTTCAGCACCTGAGCCTCCAACATTCAAAAAGGAACCACCCAAAGAGAAAGAGTTTCAAAGCCCAGGGCTCAGAGGGGTGCGCACAACAACCTTATTTCGTGCTGTGAATCCAGAGCTCTTCATTAAACCT aatgTTTCTTATTCTCTGAAGCATCAGCATTTTGAAGTGTCTTTTATGGAAGTGGGTACAGAAATGGGGGTAAAAATGAGTGTAAACAAAGCCCAGCCCTACGGTCAGCACCCACTGGAGGTGAGAAGCAGAATGGCCTTGGTTGTCCTGGCACCTGGCCCAGGGGCCTAG